In Spirochaetota bacterium, the DNA window ACGCGCGGTTTTTTCTCCGCGGCGCAGAGAATTGTGGCGAGGAGAATGAAGACGAAAAGACGTTGTGCCATGTGAAACCCCGTTGTAGATTTGTGAGGATTATATCGGAAGATGGTGAGGAAAACAATCCCTTCTATGAAAAAATGATATAAGGGTTATTCCCTTCACCCCAGCAGCGACTTCACATCATCCCAGCTCAGTTTACCCGCGCCGCCGCCCTTATCGATGACGCTGTCGATGAGCGTGCGCTTCTTGTCCTGCAGCAGCAGTATCTTTTCCTCGATAGTCCCTTTAGTGACGAGCTTATACGTCGTTACCGTCCGCGTCTGTCCGATTCGGTAGGCGCGGTCGGTTGCCTGATCTTCCACCATGGGGTTCCACCAGGGATCAAAATGCATGACGGTGTCCGCCGCGGTGAGCGTAAGGCCGGTCCCCGCTGCGCGGAGGCTCAAGAGGAATACCGGCACTTCGCCCGCATTGAAGCGGTTGACAAGTTCCATCCTGTTCTGTGTGGCCCCGTCGAGATAGAGATGGCCGATGGAGCGGCGTATGAGCGCCTCGCGTATTATCTTCAACATTTTCGTGAACTGACTGAAGACGATGACGCGGTGTCCGCCGTCGAGCACTTCGTCGATGAGCTCCATGAAGAGCTTGAATTTCCCGCTCGTATGCGATGCCCCGCGTTTCGATATATCCAGAAGGAGGGGATGACAGGATACCTGACGCAGGCGCGTGAGCGCGGAGAATATCTCTATTTTTGCGTTCTGAAAACCCTTCTTCTTCACCGCATCGAATATCTCTATGCGTGCCGCATCCAATATGGATAGATAGAGCTCTTTCTGGTCCTTCGTCAGATCGCAGTAGGCGACGCTCGTGAGCTTCGGCGGGAGATCGGGGAGCACGTCCTTCTTGAGCCGGCGCAGTATGAACGGGGCGATCTTGCGCTTCAAGGCACCAAGCGCCTCAGTGTTGTTCTCGCTCAGTATCGGCGCTTCGTACTGGGTGACGAATTCGCTGTGGCGCGGGAAGAATCCCGGCATGAGAAAATCGAATATCGACCAGAGCTCGCTCACGCTGTTCTCCATGGGCGTGCCGGTGAGGACCAGTCGCTTTTCCGATGCTATCGCTTTCGCCGCTTTCGCGTTCTGCGTGTTGGCGTTCTTGATATGCTGCGCTTCATCGAGTATTACATACGTGAGCTTCATGCCCTCGTAGCGCGATACATCGCGGCGTATGCTCGCGTAGGAGGTTATGCCCACATCCGTGTGCGACAGGTTGCGGATGCGCTTCTCGCGTCGTTCCGTCGTGCCCTGAATGACGCTCGCCGTGAGCGACGGCGCGAACTTCTTCAACTCCATGAGCCAGTTGAGCACGCATGATGTCGGGCAGACGATGAGGCTCGGCGCGCTCGCACCCGATTGCTTCTCTTTCAGGATGGACGCTATCGTCTGAAAGCTTTTCCCGAGACCCATATCGTCCGCGAGTATGCCGGAAAGCTTCATTGCGGAGAGCTTGCGCAGCCACTGATACCCGGCCAGCTGATACGGGCGGAACGTGCCGGTAATACCGTCGGGGGGCGATTCATCGTACTCGCTCGAGCGGATATCGCCTATCGATTCCTTCGCCTTGGGGGCAACATCGAGGGCGACGCCGGAATGTTTCTCAAGCTCCTCGACGAAATGCGGCGCATTAAAGAGCGGCAGAAGATACGAGCTTCCGCTCCCGGGGGCGAGGGATGCATTGTTCATAAGCGTGGCGATGTAGGAGAGTACTTCCTTATCCACCGGTACGAACGACCCGCTCTGCAGGCGAATGTATTCCTTTCCCGCGCGAACGTTCTGTATCAGCGATGATATGTCCTGCAGTTCCTTTACGCCGTCGAGCGAGAAGTTCACTTCGAAAAAATCGATATCCTTCGTGATGCTCACCGACAGTTTCGGCGGCTTCACGTTCACCCGAAGGCTTTTGAACGCTTCGCTGTAGAAGAACGTCCATCCCTTCTCCTGGAGGAGCGGCAGCATGCGGTAGCTTAAGGTGAATATCCTTTCATCGTCCTTGGTGGAGAATGTGTACTCGCCGTCGCGTTCGAGATAACGAGCGAGCGTGGCGCAGAAAAATTCTTCTTTTTCCTTGTCGCGGTAGATATGCTTCACTTCCGGCGGTTCCTTCGCGCGCGATACGTACGGCTCGATGATGGTCTTGCCGTATTTGAATTTTATCGTCGCATGTACCGATGTCCCATCGTAGTCGAGGAAAACGAGCGGGCTCACCGGGAACGCGGCGGGGGCGTCGGCATGGTCGGGGAGGGTGAGGCGGTACTGCTTTTTTATCGCGGGTACGACGCGTGCATGGAAATCCGCGCGATAGGACGCGGGGATGACGCACGGTGTCGAGAAGTAGTCGGTGATGAATTTCGGGTACGAGGGTTCGGTAAGATGGAATATGCGCCCCGCGAGCACGAACGGGCAGAGCGCACCGAACGTCAGTATCCGCTGGTCGACGGGAATGGCCTCGGCCGATTCTTCGACGGGGGAAAGTCCCGGTGTGACGACAAGCGATCCGTCCGCTTCGTCGGTGCCGCTGATGGAAGGCGAAAGCACATCGTCGCTGACCAGCGCGGGCTTCCCGTCGAGCATGGTGTTACGGTGTTCGCGGATGAGCCGGATGAGATCGGCCGCCCGTGTATCGGTGAGCCAGAGGCGATACGACTCCGCGCGATGCGAGCCGGCACGGAACACGCCGTCGAGAAAACGTACGATGCGCGCATCGAGCGCGGTAAGGTCCTCGATCTCGATGATGCGTTTGGCATCGCCGATATCCTGCTCTTCGCCGAGTACCGTCGAGAAGAGGAAATGCTCAAGATCGTTCACGCGCGCTTCCCATCCGGCGGCATCTTCGTGCAGCTTCAACGCCACGCCCAGCTGCGAGGGCGTGCCCTCCTTCACCGAGAGCTGTATCGTCAGCCGATAGCGATCGCGATAGAGATTGTCGCGATAGGCGTCG includes these proteins:
- a CDS encoding DEAD/DEAH box helicase, with the translated sequence MERTTEKTTGAAAKGAREKRTDAERSQWLYYTRHPLTDAYRDNLYRDRYRLTIQLSVKEGTPSQLGVALKLHEDAAGWEARVNDLEHFLFSTVLGEEQDIGDAKRIIEIEDLTALDARIVRFLDGVFRAGSHRAESYRLWLTDTRAADLIRLIREHRNTMLDGKPALVSDDVLSPSISGTDEADGSLVVTPGLSPVEESAEAIPVDQRILTFGALCPFVLAGRIFHLTEPSYPKFITDYFSTPCVIPASYRADFHARVVPAIKKQYRLTLPDHADAPAAFPVSPLVFLDYDGTSVHATIKFKYGKTIIEPYVSRAKEPPEVKHIYRDKEKEEFFCATLARYLERDGEYTFSTKDDERIFTLSYRMLPLLQEKGWTFFYSEAFKSLRVNVKPPKLSVSITKDIDFFEVNFSLDGVKELQDISSLIQNVRAGKEYIRLQSGSFVPVDKEVLSYIATLMNNASLAPGSGSSYLLPLFNAPHFVEELEKHSGVALDVAPKAKESIGDIRSSEYDESPPDGITGTFRPYQLAGYQWLRKLSAMKLSGILADDMGLGKSFQTIASILKEKQSGASAPSLIVCPTSCVLNWLMELKKFAPSLTASVIQGTTERREKRIRNLSHTDVGITSYASIRRDVSRYEGMKLTYVILDEAQHIKNANTQNAKAAKAIASEKRLVLTGTPMENSVSELWSIFDFLMPGFFPRHSEFVTQYEAPILSENNTEALGALKRKIAPFILRRLKKDVLPDLPPKLTSVAYCDLTKDQKELYLSILDAARIEIFDAVKKKGFQNAKIEIFSALTRLRQVSCHPLLLDISKRGASHTSGKFKLFMELIDEVLDGGHRVIVFSQFTKMLKIIREALIRRSIGHLYLDGATQNRMELVNRFNAGEVPVFLLSLRAAGTGLTLTAADTVMHFDPWWNPMVEDQATDRAYRIGQTRTVTTYKLVTKGTIEEKILLLQDKKRTLIDSVIDKGGGAGKLSWDDVKSLLG